In Rattus norvegicus strain BN/NHsdMcwi chromosome 1, GRCr8, whole genome shotgun sequence, a genomic segment contains:
- the Chrm1 gene encoding muscarinic acetylcholine receptor M1 isoform X1, producing the protein MNTSVPPAVSPNITVLAPGKGPWQVAFIGITTGLLSLATVTGNLLVLISFKVNTELKTVNNYFLLSLACADLIIGTFSMNLYTTYLLMGHWALGTLACDLWLALDYVASNASVMNLLLISFDRYFSVTRPLSYRAKRTPRRAALMIGLAWLVSFVLWAPAILFWQYLVGERTVLAGQCYIQFLSQPIITFGTAMAAFYLPVTVMCTLYWRIYRETENRARELAALQGSETPGKGGGSSSSSERSQPGAEGSPESPPGRCCRCCRAPRLLQAYSWKEEEEEDEGSMESLTSSEGEEPGSEVVIKMPMVDSEAQAPTKQPPKSSPNTVKRPTKKGRDRGGKGQKPRGKEQLAKRKTFSLVKEKKAARTLSAILLAFILTWTPYNIMVLVSTFCKDCVPETLWELGYWLCYVNSTVNPMCYALCNKAFRDTFRLLLLCRWDKRRWRKIPKRPGSVHRTPSRQC; encoded by the coding sequence ATGAACACCTCAGTGCCCCCTGCTGTCAGTCCCAACATCACTGTCTTGGCACCAGGAAAGGGTCCCTGGCAGGTGGCCTTCATCGGGATCACCACAGGCCTCCTGTCTCTAGCTACAGTGACAGGCAACCTACTGGTACTCATCTCCTTCAAGGTCAACACCGAGCTCAAGACAGTCAACAACTACTTCCTGCTGAGCCTGGCCTGTGCTGACCTCATCATTGGCACCTTCTCCATGAACCTCTATACCACGTACCTGCTCATGGGCCACTGGGCTCTGGGCACACTGGCCTGTGACCTCTGGCTGGCCCTGGACTATGTGGCCAGCAACGCCTCTGTCATGAATCTTCTGCTCATCAGCTTTGACCGTTACTTCTCGGTGACCCGACCCCTGAGCTACCGAGCCAAGCGCACTCCCCGAAGGGCAGCTCTGATGATTGGCCTAGCATGGCTGGTTTCCTTCGTTCTCTGGGCCCCAGCCATCCTCTTCTGGCAATACCTAGTTGGGGAGCGGACAGTGCTGGCTGGGCAGTGCTACATCCAGTTCCTCTCCCAACCCATCATCACTTTTGGCACAGCCATGGCCGCCTTCTACCTCCCTGTCACGGTCATGTGTACACTGTACTGGCGCATCTACCGGGAGACAGAAAACCGAGCCCGGGAGCTGGCCGCCCTGCAGGGCTCTGAGACACCAGGCAaaggtggtggcagcagcagcagctcagagAGGTCACAGCCAGGGGCTGAAGGCTCACCCGAGTCGCCTCCAGGCCGCTGCTGCCGCTGTTGCCGGGCACCCAGGCTCCTGCAGGCCTACAgctggaaggaagaagaagaggaggatgaaggctCCATGGAGTCCCTCACATCCTCCGAAGGTGAGGAGCCTGGCTCAGAAGTGGTGATCAAGATGCCCATGGTAGATTCTGAAGCACAGGCACCCACCAAGCAGCCTCCCAAAAGCTCCCCAAATACAGTCAAGAGGCCCACCAAGAAAGGCCGAGACCGAGGCGGCAAGGGCCAAAAACCCCGAGGGAAGGAACAGCTGGCCAAGAGAAAGACCTTCTCACTGGTCAAGGAGAAGAAGGCAGCTCGGACCCTGAGTGCCATCCTGCTGGCCTTCATCCTCACCTGGACACCATATAACATCATGGTGCTGGTATCTACCTTCTGCAAGGACTGTGTTCCTGAAACCCTGTGGGAGCTGGGCTACTGGCTATGCTACGTCAACAGCACTGTCAACCCCATGTGCTATGCACTGTGCAACAAAGCCTTCCGGGACACGTTCCGCCTGCTGCTGCTCTGCCGCTGGGACAAGAGGCGCTGGCGCAAGATCCCCAAGCGCCCTGGCTCTGTGCACCGCACCCCCTCCCGCCAATGCTAA